Proteins encoded within one genomic window of Scheffersomyces stipitis CBS 6054 chromosome 3, complete sequence:
- the POL5.4 gene encoding RNA-directed DNA polymerase (Nucleic acid binding, Zn finger Tps5.4~go_function nucleic acid binding), which produces MNASEFQQVMSRHSKFNYSISFPSEQLLASKNNFPLWKTRMDQLFEPIGKEFVAYLLPSTNVDTGYTSEDRSAFNSYIEFVLSKTVTEDVRVTLSGESVTGRARWLRLLTLYGTMNHRDVVKYVKVLLTMILNPSLKSKAVKPAIDSLYSFTESYTLDEIKGIQLLATSSAPNLIQNYFHSGSESLTYDDVFQFLAEYEENTTEASTAPSVLAATFSTDSRRPSVDANDPLWNTKCYNCGGRGHRRDVCCSPIRVGKYTGWSTNTSKKRSFNDNERKKQYKSGATANVAVNESAFVLTTTTGSTTSHSSEFIFDSGASIHICHDRSLFWTFQPESGSFVSCAGGVRLPVLGRGSIKFRSADETIVLQEVCYVPECTKNLISVHAAVRVSGSPLTTKVDGIYHPRIGRFGVYRDDLGLSVLDMKPIPPLVSVLSVLHNRLGHPHQAIEQQVLRDNYSLADIEKIGDVTKSCASCSEYKKTRSIPKVSHKSDTTTPLQILHSDVSGPHNTPGISSESYFCVLVDDYSKFNSNQVSFDESIYPFENSPDHAPTTSASTIPMGVSGVPRFSSDVATTSRAEHISSDEHETSSSDHSRAQSPDMHREDSPATPVSISHNLQPLHSSPAASLSSYDSTDSELARMPSNLLASDSTGEDWKQEKESAINEDDKESEI; this is translated from the exons atgaatgcttctgaatttcaacaggttatgagccGTCACCTGAAGTTCAACTACTCAATTTCGTTTCCTTCAGAGCAATTGTTGGCTTCAAAGAACAACTTTCCATTATGGAAAACCAGAatggatcaacttttcgaaccaattggaaaagaatttgtGGCCTATCTTTTGCCTCTGACAAATGTTGACACTGGATACACTTCTGAGGACCGATCCGCATTCAACTCCTACATTGAAtttgttctttccaaaacCGTAACTGAAGACGTTCGTGTTACTCTCAGTGGTGAGTCAGTTACTGGCAGAGCCCGTTGGTTACGTCTCCTTACTCTTTATGGTACCATGAATCACCGCGATGTTGTCAAATATGTTAAGGTATTATTGACAATGATTCTCAatccttctttgaaatctAAAGCAGTCAAGCCGGCAATTGACTCTCTTTATTCCTTTACGGAATCTTATACCTTAGATGAAATTAAGGGTATTCAACTTCTAGCTACTAGCAGTGCTCCTAATCTCATACAAAATTACTTCCACCTGGGCAGCGAATCTTTGACGTATGATGatgttttccaatttcttgccgaatatgaagaaaatacTACCGAAGCCTCTACTGCTCCATCGGTGCTTGCTGCTACCTTTTCCACCGACTCCAGACGTCCTTCTGTTGATGCCAATGATCCACTTTGGAACACTAAGTGTTACAACTGTGGTGGTCGTGGTCACAGACGTGATGTGTGTTGCTCGCCTATTCGTGTTGGTAAGTATACTGGATGGCTGACTAATACGTCCAAGAAGCGCTCCTTTAATGACAATGAGCGCAAGAAGCAATACAAGTCAGGTGCTACTGCCAATGTTGCTGTTAACGAAAGTGCGTTTGTACTTACTACAACCACCGGATCCACGACATCTCATTCACTGGAGTTCATCTTTGACTCTGGTGCTTCGATTCACATTTGTCATGATCGGTCCTTGTTTTGGACTTTTCAACCGGAGTCCGGtagttttgtttcttgtgcTGGCGGAGTTCGTCTTCCTGTCTTAGGTAGAGGGTCTATCAAGTTTAGGTCTGCTGATGAGACTATAGTCCTTCAGGAAGTATGCTATGTTCCCGAATGCACTAAGAATCTTATCTCCGTGCATGCTGCTGTTCGTGTCTCTGGTTCGCCCCTTACCACCAAAGTAGACGGAATCTATCATCCACGGATTGGTCGTTTTGGTGTATATAGGGACGATCTTGGACTTTCCGTCCTCGATATGAAACCTATACCACCTTTAGTCTCCGTCttatctgttcttcataACCGTCTTGGTCATCCGCATCAGGCTATTGAACAGCAAGTTCTTCGTGACAATTACTCGCTTGCTGATATTGAGAAAATTGGTGATGTAACGAAGAGTTGTGCCAGCTGTCTGGAATATAAGAAGACACGCAGTATCCCGAAGGTCTCCCATAAATCGGATACAACAACTCCTTTACAAATCCTTCACTCGGATGTTTCCGGCCCTCATAATACGCCAGgaatctcttctgaaagCTATTTCTGTGTGCTTGTGGATGATTATAGCAAGTTTAA CTCCAATCAAGTTTCGTTTGATGAATCGATCTacccatttgaaaactcaCCTGATCATGCGCCAACTACGTCTGCTTCGACTATTCCTATGGGCGTGTCCGGTGTCCCTCGTTTTTCATCCGACGTTGCCACCACTTCACGAGCTGAACACATCTCGAGTGATGAACATGAAACTTCCTCGAGCGATCACTCACGCGCACAATCACCTGATATGCACAGGGAAGATTCTCCTGCTACCCCTGTATCTATTTCGcacaatttgcaaccattaCATTCGTCCCCTGCTGCGTCTCTTCTGTCCTATGATTCCACGGACTCTGAACTTGCACGCATGCCATCTAATCTCCTCGCATCCGATTCTACGGGGG AGGACTGgaaacaagagaaagaaagtgccatcaacgaagatgacaaagaaagtgagatatga
- the MRS512 gene encoding hypothetical MRS512-like protein (Major Repeat Sequence), whose translation SSPFYIHANNSNSSNVQINQSSIMSSQISSVGFTNLKKLNTNTSSISTASSATSKTNPLTRLFTRNRSVSNVFQQPHGQGEEESVFNNSDDDVSTLVSESKKTNGAKFRLPKSKLKFAGKTTSNKPDLSIQTNGHHGLRVSKKILSSTSIDDPSNYSNRKNSMSSPVSTFHSLFHRSHSNSQVSGENSILASKEESPNQSKMNNPTRTTVSLSSNNSNSYITDVNFAMIYNFTDPNYSVDEMDGLNDHSSFLDIHKKLMISDQFVPSKTHKQQNAEVGLGIMSEHDCDNEYLSNYQMDFGKKNSRFFSNLLYITKPLFLASQQKRLSNGVLHPHTGYTVEDVANFIKENYLSDISSGLPYDSSTGSPVNRTQKVKSKSNRLISVASSSSISIREEIGDSLDDFKIREISQDLFTFFTKSMIVFQRDFNNFETKTYDNILSSTLQNKSKPVVNVILSWSKISMMWDYFNCKIRFYLLSIFLPLQKIFHEISIQRLTSIQHPIEIENIILLAFRDIILLPLLLHRRIIYQGDTFNSISNGRTKQPTHGPEELTMEEEESVLCANKKLLQKLVNCFGILSSYTHAEPGNADGEQHIRNEIFQSAVIWISKV comes from the coding sequence AGTTCACCATTCTACATACATGCCAATAACTCAAATTCATCTAATGTTCAAATCAATCAATCGTCAATCATGAGCTCACAAATTTCTAGTGTAGGATTCACGAACCTAAAAAAGCTAAACACTAATACCTCCCTGATTTCAACTGCAAGTTCAGCAACATCTAAGACAAACCCATTAACTAGACTATTTACAAGAAACCGATCTGTTTCAAATGTTTTTCAACAACCTCATGGGcaaggagaagaagagagcGTATTTAATAATAGTGATGACGACGTTTCTACCTTGGTTTCGGAATCAAAGAAAACCAACGGTGCTAAATTCAGGCTACCCAAgtcaaaattgaagtttgcCGGCAAAACTACATCGAATAAGCCCGACTTGAGTATCCAAACGAATGGCCATCATGGATTAAGagtttccaagaagattttAAGTTCAACTCTGATAGATGATCCAAGTAACTATTCAAATAGAAAGAACTCCATGAGTTCGCCAGTGTCCACATTCCACAGTCTATTCCACAGGTCCCACAGCAATTCACAAGTTTCAGGAGAAAATTCGATACTTGcatcaaaagaagaatcacCAAACCAACTGAAAATGAACAATCCTACAAGGACTACAGTGAGTTTGTCTTCAAATAATTCAAACTCCTACATTACCGATGTGAACTTTGCAATGATTTATAATTTCACAGATCCCAATTACTCTGTTGATGAAATGGACGGACTCAACGACCATTCTTCGTTTCTTGATATTCATAAAAAGTTGATGATATCTGATCAATTTGTTCCAAGCAAGACGCACAAACAGCAAAATGCTGAAGTAGGTTTGGGAATTATGAGTGAACATGATTGTGACAATGAGTACTTGAGTAATTACCAAATGgactttggaaagaagaatagcAGGTTCTTTAGTAACCTACTATATATTACCAAGCCGCTCTTTTTGGCATCTCAGCAAAAAAGATTACTGAATGGGGTCCTTCATCCACACACGGGGTATACGGTCGAGGATGTTGCAAATTTCATTAAAGAGAATTATTTAAGCGACATTAGCAGTGGATTGCCCTACGATTCTTCAACAGGGAGTCCTGTGAATAGAACACAAAAAGTAAAATCGAAATCCAATAGATTAATCAGCgttgcttcttcaagttctaTTTCAATACGAGAAGAAATAGGAGACAGCTTGGATGACTTCAAGATAAGAGAGATTTCCCAAGACCTTTTCACATTTTTTACAAAATCGATGATTGTATTTCAGAGAGACTTTAACAACTTTGAAACTAAAACATATGACAATATATTGAGTTCAACACTTCAGAACAAGTCCAAGCCCGTCGTCAATGTAATACTTTCTTGGTCAAAGATATCTATGATGTGGGATTATTTCAATTGTAAGATCCGCTTCTACTTGCTTAGCAtatttcttccacttcAGAAAATCTTCCATGAGATCTCAATTCAGCGTCTAACAAGTATTCAACATccaattgaaattgaaaacatAATACTCCTTGCATTTCGAGATATTATTTTATTACCGTTGCTACTCCACCGAAGGATAATTTACCAGGGTGATACATTCAATTCAATATCGAATGGTAGAACGAAACAGCCAACGCATGGTCCTGAAGAACTTACCatggaagaggaagagtCTGTCCTATGTGCAAATAAGAAATTACTACAAAAGTTGGTCAATTGCTTTGGAATTTTACTGTCCTATACACATGCTGAACCAGGTAATGCAGACGGAGAGCAACATATAAGAAATGAGATATTTCAATCAGCGGTAATTTGGATTTCTAAAGTT
- the CHS1 gene encoding chitin synthase (go_function chitin synthase activity~go_process chitin biosynthesis): protein MNPFEDEDNPFRENQPALPNAAFTSDRTSPKRYHQLQDEEDADDDFMAFPSSTHQRQSPNIFTRSTARVNSKLKGNNLGDTPNLSFANNSTPRAQFTTRESPKRQKKREVLIVDHEDDENYGSPTRSQFGGSSIASERFLEPPQPIFSRETFAEANNAEDENSTITDEKDNYDYNSYQKAHELEERSLYSESTAYSGSSYLSQPTHAESDYFGASIDGNIMSNINNGYVPKREKTLTKRKVRLVGGKTGNLVLENPVPEELRKVLTRTESPFGEFTNMTYTACTSDPDNFISDGFSLRAAKFERETEIVICITMYNEDEHAFARTMHGVMKNVAHLCSRHKSKLWGKEAWKKIQVIIVADGRNKVNESVLQLLTATGCYQDNLARPFVNNKKVNAHLFEYTTQISIDENLKFKGDEKNLAPVQVLFCLKEQNQKKINSHRWLFNAFCPILDPNVVVLLDVGTKPDNHAIYNLWKAFDRDSNVAGAAGEIKAMKGKGWINLTNPLVASQNFEYKMSNILDKPLESLFGYISVLPGALSAYRYKALTNHEDGTGPLAAYFKGEDLLNDHHSDKQNSKTNFFEANMYLAEDRILCWELVAKRKENWVLKFVKSATGETDVPENLPEFISQRRRWINGAFFAALYALRHSNRIWATDHSFARKFWFQIEFAYQFVTLVFSFFSLSNFYLTFYFLTGSLVSNKNFGHNGGFWIFTLFNYLCICILTSLFIVSIGNRPQASKNIFKTLIILLTICALYALIVGFYFVFNTITEFGMGDSSTYVLVSIVVSLLATYGLYFLMSFLYMDPWHMFTCSIQYFLMIPSYTCTLQIFAFCNTHDVSWGTKGDNNPKIDKSNQYIIEKNDKGEFEAVVVDVNIDEVYLETLYNIRAKRSNRKVAHVHKEKAPMEGEDYAKDVRTRVVLIWMIANLVFIMTMLQVYSPGETTKNIYLAFILWTVALLSLFRAIGSLGYLLQNLARFVVESRSKWLHRREGYAVPSHNPLN from the coding sequence ATGAATCCTTTCGAAGATGAGGATAACCCGTTTAGGGAGAATCAGCCTGCCTTACCCAATGCTGCCTTTACAAGTGACAGAACTTCTCCCAAAAGATACCACCAATTACAAGACGAAGAGGATGCGGACGACGATTTCATGGCTTTTCCACTGTCTACACATCAGAGACAATCTCCAAATATCTTTACCAGAAGTACTGCTAGAGTAAATTCTAAATTAAAAGGAAATAACTTAGGCGATACTCCAAACTTGCTGTTCGCTAACAATTCTACCCCTAGAGCTCAATTTACTACAAGGGAATCTCCAAAGAGGCAGAAAAAGAGGGAAGTGCTAATTGTTGATcatgaagatgatgaaaattATGGATCCCCTACGAGGTCACAGTTCGGCGGGAGCTCTATTGCCAGTGAAAGGTTTTTAGAACCACCGCAACCGATTTTCTCAAGAGAAACATTCGCTGAAGCCAACAACgcagaagacgaaaacTCAACAATAACAGATGAAAAGGATAATTATGATTATAATTCCTATCAGAAAGCACATGAACTCGAAGAGAGGTCATTGTATTCAGAGTCTACTGCTTATAGTGGGTCGTCATATTTATCACAACCAACACACGCAGAGAGTGACTATTTTGGAGCATCAATTGATGGCAATATCATGAGTAATATCAACAATGGCTATGTTCCTAAAAGAGAGAAGACATTAACCAAGAGAAAAGTTAGATTGGTCGGTGGTAAGACAGGCAATCTAGTGTTGGAAAATCCAGTTCCTGAAGAACTTCGAAAGGTGCTAACACGAACTGAATCGCCGTTTGGAGAATTCACAAACATGACTTATACGGCTTGTACGTCTGATCCTGATAATTTCATCAGCGACGGATTCAGTCTCAGGGCTGCCAAATTCGAAAGAGAAACCGAGATTGTCATCTGTATCACTATGTACAACGAAGATGAGCATGCATTTGCCAGAACCATGCATGGGGTTATGAAAAATGTTGCCCATTTATGTTCGAGGCATAAGTCCAAACTATGGGGCAAGGAAGCATGGAAGAAAATTCAAGTCATTATTGTAGCAGACGGAAGAAACAAAGTTAACGAATCTGTTCTCCAATTATTGACAGCCACAGGATGTTATCAAGACAATTTGGCTAGACCATTTGtaaacaacaagaaggtAAATGCACATTTATTTGAATATACCACACAAATATCAATCGatgaaaacttgaaattcAAGGGAGATGAAAAGAACTTGGCACCAGTTCAAGTATTATTCTGCCTTAAAGaacagaatcagaagaaaattAATTCTCATAGATGGTTGTTCAATGCCTTCTGTCCAATTTTGGATCCAAACGTTGTGGTTTTGCTTGATGTGGGAACTAAACCAGATAACCACGCTATCTATAATCTATGGAAAGCTTTTGATAGGGATTCCAACGTTGCTGGCGCTGCTGGTGAAATCAAAGCAATGAAAGGAAAGGGGtggatcaacttgacgAATCCATTAGTAGCTTCTCAAAATTTTGAGTACAAAATGTCCAACATATTGGATAAACCTCTTGAATCATTGTTTGGTTACATCTCTGTGTTACCTGGGGCATTGTCTGCATACAGATATAAAGCATTGACAAACCATGAAGACGGTACCGGTCCTTTGGCAGCATATTTCAAGGGAGAAGACCTTTTAAATGACCATCATTCGGACAAGCAGAACAGTAAAACAAATTTCTTTGAGGCAAATATGTATCTTGCAGAAGACAGAATTTTATGTTGGGAGTTAGTCGCAAAAAGAAAGGAGAATTGGGTTTTAAAATTTGTCAAGCTGGCTACTGGTGAAACAGATGTTCCCGAAAATCTACCTGAATTTATATCACAAAGAAGGCGTTGGATCAATGGTGCTTTCTTTGCAGCGCTTTATGCATTACGACACAGCAATAGAATTTGGGCGACCGATCATTCCTTCGCTCGAAAATTTTGGTTCCAGATTGAATTCGCTTATCAATTCGTTACACTTGtcttttcattcttttcattgaGTAACTTCTATTTGACGTTTTACTTCTTGACTGGTTCATTAGTGTCAAACAAGAACTTTGGTCATAATGGTGGATTCTGGATTTTTACACTCTTCAACTATTTGTGTATTTGTATTTTGACTTCGTTGTTTATTGTATCGATAGGAAACAGACCACAAGCTTCCAAGAATATTTTCAAAACTTTGATTATCCTTTTGACCATTTGTGCCTTATACGCATTGATAGTCGGGTTTTATTTTGTTTTCAACACGATCACAGAATTTGGAATGGGAGATTCGTCCACCTATGTCCTTGTGAGCattgttgtttctttgtTAGCAACGTATGGCCTATATTTCTTGATGTCTTTCCTATACATGGATCCTTGGCACATGTTTACATGTTCTATCCAatacttcttgatgataCCTTCATACACCTGCACATTGCAGATATTTGCTTTCTGTAACACCCATGATGTTTCCTGGGGTACAAAAGGTGACAATAACCCCAAGATTGACAAGAGTAACCAATACATTATTGAGAAAAATGACAAAGGAGAATTTGAAGCTGTCGTAGTTGATGTGAATATAGACGAAGTTTACTTGGAGACTTTGTACAACATCAGAGCTAAAAGATCAAATAGAAAGGTTGCTCATGTACATAAGGAAAAGGCTCCTATGGAAGGAGAAGACTATGCAAAGGATGTTCGTACCAGGGTTGTTTTAATTTGGATGATAGCAAACCTAGTATTCATCATGACAATGCTTCAAGTTTATTCTCCTGGCGAGACTACAAAGAATATTTACCTTGCCTTCATCTTATGGACTGTCGCTCTATTGTCACTTTTCAGAGCAATTGGCTCCTTGGGATACCTTTTACAAAACCTTGCAAGATTTGTCGTTGAGAGCAGAAGCAAATGGTTACACAGGAGAGAAGGTTATGCTGTACCCTCTCATAATCCTTTGAATTGA
- the PRP20 gene encoding pheromone response pathway (Regulator of chromosome condensation (PRP20 protein) (Pheromone response pathway component SRM1)~go_component nucleus~go_function DNA binding~go_process cell cycle; mitosis), translating to MVALERKRKSSSSTTSNGTKKLKSHVSSSFILHSYSKLPDVNAFPKGRSEPLDIFVWGTGSMCELGLGPSAKNKEVKRPRLNPFLTEEKLDGTKIVDFSVGGMHTLALDGKNRIWSWGGNDSGVLGRDTSKVKEVLKDVDSNESEDDEDGDLNEAESTPGLVEGLPQIKSSKIVQLVATDNLSAALYDNGDVYAWGCFRCNEGLLGFLREEIKVQKSPLEIKELKNIVQLARGKDHILALDVKGIVYAWGNGQQYQLGRRIIERHRYRSLEPQQFGLYNIKYIASGDFHCFAIDHDDKVYTWGLNQFGQCALTNSDGELEDGSLITKPTLVPSLSGKGIVEISAGEHHTLALTREGDVLSWGRYDMKEVGISKDRLPKSTFKDAHGNARSVPTPTKLHFGKVEDNGVKIKEIGTGSHNSFAVTDDGFVYSWGFADTYAPGLGPLDEDVEIPTRIFNTATKFTDIKLIGAGGQFVVSGGVKIEDEDEREDRIEKYEEIDG from the coding sequence ATGGTTGCTTTggagagaaagagaaagagcAGTAGTTCTACTACTTCCAATGGtacgaagaagttgaaatcCCAcgtatcttcttcatttatTCTCCACTCTTATTCGAAGTTGCCTGATGTGAATGCCTTTCCAAAGGGCAGATCTGAGCCTTTAGATATTTTTGTCTGGGGTACTGGTTCAATGTGTGAATTAGGATTAGGCCCATCGGCTAAGAATAAGGAGGTTAAGAGACCTAGGTTAAACCCTTTCTTAACAGAGGAGAAATTGGATGGAACAaagattgttgattttTCCGTAGGTGGAATGCACACTCTTGCTTTGGATGGAAAGAATCGCATTTGGTCATGGGGTGGTAATGACAGTGGCGTTTTAGGTAGAGATACTTCCAAGGTTAAGGAGGTCTTGAAAGATGTGGATTCCAATGAatcagaagatgatgaagatggagaCTTGAATGAGGCGGAATCAACACCGGGCTTAGTCGAAGGCTTACCTCAAATCAAAAGCTCAAAAATTGTACAATTGGTAGCTACTGATAATTTGAGCGCTGCATTGTATGACAATGGAGATGTTTACGCTTGGGGTTGCTTCCGTTGCAATGAGGGCTTGCTCGGTTTCTTGAGAGAAGAGATAAAAGTGCAGAAGTCTCCTTTGGAAATtaaggagttgaagaacattgTGCAATTGGCCCGCGGTAAGGATCATATATTGGCTCTTGATGTTAAGGGTATTGTTTATGCATGGGGTAACGGCCAACAGTATCAGTTGGGACGTCGTATAATCGAAAGACACCGTTATCGTTCTTTAGAACCTCAGCAATTTGGATTGtacaatatcaaatataTCGCAAGTGGAGATTTCCACtgttttgcaattgatcATGACGACAAGGTTTACACATGGGGATTGAATCAATTTGGGCAATGCGCTTTGACAAATTCAGATGGAGAATTAGAAGATGGATCCTTGATTACTAAGCCAACATTGGTTCCTAGCTTGTCTGGTAAAGGGATTGTCGAAATATCTGCAGGTGAACACCATACATTAGCCCTTACAAGGGAAGGTGATGTCTTGTCATGGGGCCGTTATGACATGAAGGAAGTTGGTATTTCTAAGGACAGATTGCCTAAGTCAACTTTTAAAGATGCACATGGAAATGCAAGGTCTGTACCCACTCCTACCAAACTTCATTTTGGTAAGGTGGAAGATAATGGTGTCAAGATTAAGGAAATCGGAACAGGTTCTCATAACTCCTTCGCTGTAACGGATGATGGGTTTGTTTATTCGTGGGGTTTTGCTGATACGTATGCTCCAGGGTTAGGCCCATTGGACGAAGACGTTGAGATTCCCACCAGAATTTTTAACACAGCAACCAAGTTTACTGATATTAAATTAATCGGAGCCGGGGGACAGTTTGTAGTCAGTGGTGGTGttaaaattgaagatgaagatgaacgCGAagatagaattgaaaagtacGAAGAAATTGACGGCTAG
- the CAF40 gene encoding Cell differentiation protein (CCR4 Associated Factor 40 kDa~go_component CCR4-NOT complex~go_process regulation of transcription from RNA polymerase II promoter; sex differentiation): MIFSMSFVVQFCNWHHPYSSEITTPAYNHNRIYIETEDTTILFVDYCSFASFKTNEMYGSGINNQAQNHGQIHVQRPQPLQQPPHDESVATGNKALGDPQIYQWISELVSGSNRERALLELGKKREQYDDLALVLWNSFGVMSVLLEEIISVYPYLNPPVLTASISNRVCNALALLQCVASNVQTRGLFLSANLPLYLYPFLSTNARQRSFEYLRLTSLGVIGALVKNDTPEVINFLLTTEIVPLCLNIMEISSELSKTVAIFILQKILLDDQGLTYICTTYERFHTVASVLSKMIDQLGAITNNQAPQQTSNSSGRLLKHVIRCYMRLSDNLEARKALATILPEPLRDGTFSFILQDDVATKRCLAQLLSNINEQQ, from the coding sequence ATGATATTTTCCATGAGTTTTGTAGTTCAATTTTGTAATTGGCATCATCCGTACTCTTCAGAAATCACAACTCCTGCATACAACCACAACAGAATTTACattgaaactgaagataCTACGATTCTTTTTGTCGATTACTGCtcatttgcttcttttaAAACAAACGAAATGTACGGATCTGGAATAAACAATCAAGCGCAAAACCATGGTCAAATTCATGTACAACGACCTCAACCACTCCAACAGCCTCCGCACGATGAGTCGGTAGCTACAGGCAACAAAGCTCTAGGCGATCCTCAAATATATCAGTGGATTTCAGAATTGGTTTCGGGTTCGAATAGAGAGAGGGCATTATTAGAATTAGGCAAAAAGAGAGAGCAGTATGATGACTTGGCCCTAGTATTGTGGAACTCGTTTGGTGTTATGTCAGTTTTGTTGGAGGAAATAATTTCAGTGTATCCATATTTGAATCCTCCGGTTCTAACGGCATCCATTTCGAATAGAGTTTGCAATGCTTTGGCACTTCTTCAGTGTGTTGCCTCTAACGTACAAACAAGGGGACTTTTCTTAAGTGCTAATTTGCCGTTATATTTGTATCCTTTTTTGTCGACTAATGCTAGACAAAGATCATTTGAATACTTGAGATTGACAAGCTTGGGTGTAATTGGAGCattagtgaaaaatgataCTCCAGAGgtcatcaatttcttgcTTACTACGGAAATCGTTCCCCTCTGTTTAAATATCATGGAAATATCGTCCGAATTGTCAAAAACGGTAGCCATATTCATTTTACAGAAGATCTTACTCGACGACCAAGGCTTGACTTATATTTGTACCACGTATGAAAGATTTCATACTGTCGCTTCAGTGCTATCCAAGATGATTGACCAGCTCGGAGCAATTACAAACAACCAAGCTCCTCAGCAAACATCAAACAGTTCGGGAAGATTATTGAAGCATGTTATTAGGTGCTATATGAGGTTATCTGACAATTTGGAAGCTAGAAAAGCTTTGGCTACAATTTTGCCAGAACCTCTTAGAGACGGAACGTTTTCATTTatacttcaagatgatGTTGCTACGAAAAGATGCTTAGCCCAACTCTTATCAAACATTAATGAACAACAGTAG